The Pseudarthrobacter sp. BIM B-2242 region CTGCTCCGCGAGTTGACGGAACAGCTGACGGAGCTGGTGGAGGCCGGGAGCATCGGCAACAATGCCGACCGTTCCTACCTTGCGGAGGACGTCCGGACAGCCCGCGACGTACGGATCGCGCTGAACCTGTGCTGGATGCCCATGACACCGGAGAAGCTGATCACCGAACTCCTGAGCAAGCCCGCGGTGCTGGCAGCCTGCACGCCGCACCTGAGCCTCGAAGAGCAGAAGCTGCTCCTGCGCCCGGCTGATGCTCCGTGGACGGAGGCGGATGTACCGCTGTTGGACGAGGCAGCCGAGCTTCTGGGCGAACTCGATCCTGCGGCGAACCGCGGCCTGGCCCAGCAGGAGCATGACCGTGCCCGTGACCTCGCCAATGCCAAGCAGACGCTGGTGAACATGGAACACATGGGCGTGGACGTCATGATGACTGCGGAGGAGCTGGCCGACCAGAACCAGGAGCGCGAGAACCGGCAGACCGCCGCCGAGCGTGCCACAACCGACCGCACATGGGCTTTTGGGCACATCGTGGTGGATGAGGCGCAGGAACTCTCGCCGATGCAGTGGCGGCTCCTGGTCCGCCGTTGTCCGCTGAAGTCCTTCACGATCGTGGGGGACATTGCGCAGACGAGTTCCGTCGCCGGAGCCAACTCCTGGCACGGTGCTTTGGCGCCCATGTTCGGTGACCGCTGGCAGCTGGAGGAGCTGACGGTCAATTACCGGACGCCCTCGCAGATTGCCGAAGCGGCCGCCCGCATGGCCAACGCCGCCGGACTTGTTGTGTCTGCGCCAAAGGCCGTCCGGGAGGGGCGCTGGTCGCCGATTATTGACAAGGTTGATTCCGGGCAGGTGGTGGAACGCCTTGTGGAGGTGCTCCCCAATGAACTGGACGCGCTCGACGGCGGTCTGCTCGCCGTTATTGCCGACGGGGACCTTCTCCCCGCGGCAACCTCAGCCCTCCGAGCCGTTTACGGCCGGCGCATCGGCAATGGAGCGGGCAGTTACGAACAGGACATCGTGGTCATCAGTCCGCGTGAGGCCAAGGGTCTCGAGTTCGACGGTGTTGTGGTGCTGGAACCGTCCGAGATGCTCAACCACGAGCACGGCCGGGTGGGCGACCTGTACGTGGCCATGACAAGGCCTACGCAGCGACTTCGGCTGATCGCTGCCAAAGGTATTCCCGCAGGAATAGAACGCTGAGCCGACCCGCTTTTGCTCTTCTAACGCCCGGTGCCGTCCATGACGGCGCCGGGCGTCGTCGATCCTGCTAACTTAGAAGTCGTGTCAGAACTCAACGATCTTGAATCCCAGCAGAACGACCCCACCTTCGCCAATATTTGGCAGGAGCTGAAGTGGCGCGGCCTGGTCCACGTCTCCACCGATGAAGCGGAGCTGGAAAAGCTCCTCGCCGGTGAGCCGGTCACCTATTACTGCGGGTTCGATCCCACGGCACCGAGCCTGCACCTGGGCAACCTGGTACAGCTCCTGGTGATGCGCCGCCTGCAGCTGGCCGGCCACAAGCCGTTGGGGCTCGTTGGTGGGTCCACCGGGCTGATCGGTGACCCGCGGCCTACTGCCGAGCGCACACTGAACACCAAAGACACCGTCAACGAGTGGGTGGGCTACCTTCAGGCCCAGGTCCGCCGCTTCCTGAGTTTCGACGGCGCCAACGCGGCACGCATGGTGAACAACTTGGACTGGACCGCGCCCCTGAGCGCCATTGATTTCCTGCGCGAGATCGGCAAGCACTACCGGGTGGGCACGATGCTCCGCAAGGATGCCGTGGCGTCCCGCCTGAGCTCCGACGAGGGCATCAGCTACACGGAGTTCAGTTACCAGATCCTGCAGGGCATGGATTACCTGCAGCTCTTCCGCGATTACGGCTGCATGCTGCAGACCGGTGGTTCCGACCAGTGGGGCAACCTCACCAGCGGCACCGAACTGATCCGTAAGGTGGAGGGCAAGACTGTCCACGCCCTGGGCACACCGCTGATCACCAACTCCGACGGAACCAAGTTCGGCAAGAGTGAAGGCAACGCGATCTGGCTGGACGCCGGTATG contains the following coding sequences:
- the tyrS gene encoding tyrosine--tRNA ligase, with protein sequence MSELNDLESQQNDPTFANIWQELKWRGLVHVSTDEAELEKLLAGEPVTYYCGFDPTAPSLHLGNLVQLLVMRRLQLAGHKPLGLVGGSTGLIGDPRPTAERTLNTKDTVNEWVGYLQAQVRRFLSFDGANAARMVNNLDWTAPLSAIDFLREIGKHYRVGTMLRKDAVASRLSSDEGISYTEFSYQILQGMDYLQLFRDYGCMLQTGGSDQWGNLTSGTELIRKVEGKTVHALGTPLITNSDGTKFGKSEGNAIWLDAGMCSPYAFYQFWLNTADADVVDRLKVFTFLNRAEIEALAASVAERPFAREGQRKLAFEVTSLVHGVEATEKVIAASAALFGNGDLSALDRPTLEAATSELPSARIQVDGLGIVDLLVASGLSDSKSAARRTVSEGGAYVNNEKVSDPEAVISEDELLHGQYLLLRRGKKNLATVEVLVP
- a CDS encoding AAA family ATPase, with amino-acid sequence MLDADLAHERDYVAGLYARLEELRDEKRKQLAQVRRAGAVGTMQNVSERDAFAALYEDRLAQLDAVDDRLVFGRLDLDSGEAQYIGRIGLTTDDLQRLMVDWRAPEAGHFYQATAFDRQGVRRRRHLILQGREVKAIEDDVLDADMLADDASLQGEGALLAALDSKRTGRMSDIVGTIQSEQDRIIRSSISGALVVQGGPGTGKTAVALHRAAYLLYTHRERLKTAGVLLVGPSSSFMKYIERVLPSLGETGVVMASVGRLMPGIHAVPEPEADVAAIKGRLDMAKVVANAVANRQRIPAEDRILEVDGRKLVLTPRQVSRARERARSTGKPHNEARLTFVKILLRELTEQLTELVEAGSIGNNADRSYLAEDVRTARDVRIALNLCWMPMTPEKLITELLSKPAVLAACTPHLSLEEQKLLLRPADAPWTEADVPLLDEAAELLGELDPAANRGLAQQEHDRARDLANAKQTLVNMEHMGVDVMMTAEELADQNQERENRQTAAERATTDRTWAFGHIVVDEAQELSPMQWRLLVRRCPLKSFTIVGDIAQTSSVAGANSWHGALAPMFGDRWQLEELTVNYRTPSQIAEAAARMANAAGLVVSAPKAVREGRWSPIIDKVDSGQVVERLVEVLPNELDALDGGLLAVIADGDLLPAATSALRAVYGRRIGNGAGSYEQDIVVISPREAKGLEFDGVVVLEPSEMLNHEHGRVGDLYVAMTRPTQRLRLIAAKGIPAGIER